In Cryptomeria japonica chromosome 10, Sugi_1.0, whole genome shotgun sequence, a genomic segment contains:
- the LOC131046677 gene encoding uncharacterized protein LOC131046677: MNASVTYWDEKMKKRWEGLSFPPFVGDGHVESLRSRVVCRWQPPGKGWVKLNFDGASHGNPGQAGIRCSVHNWESKEIDILVSPAVIKTNNWVELMALVEGLHLCRKLGVKNLDIEGESAIIVNALRKGNMPNWRLNTLLSKAIGLCKGFDRFTLNHIYRKGNKRADELANMGADGIKVLSDPP, translated from the coding sequence ATGAATGCCTCAGTAACCtactgggatgaaaagatgaaaaaacgtTGGGAGGGCTTAtcttttcctccctttgtaggggaTGGTCATGTTGAAAGTCTTCGATCAAGAGTTGtatgcagatggcagcccccaggcAAGGGATGggtgaagttaaactttgatggagcatcccaTGGCAATCCGGGGCAAGCAGGTATAAGATGCTCTGTTCATAATTGGGAAAGCAAAGAAATCGATATCCTTGTTTCCCCTGCAGTCATCAAAACCAACAATTGGGTGGAATTGATGGCCCTAGTGGAGGGTTTGCACCTGTGTAGGAAATTAGGAGTTAAAAATTTGGATATTGAAGGGGAATCGGCTATAATTGTCAACGCTCTCAGGAAAGGCAACATGCCTAACTGGAGACTAAACACTTTGTTGTCAAAGGCTATTGGCTTATGCAAAGGTTTTGATAGGTTCACACTCAATCATATTTATAGGAAAGGTAACAAAAGAGCAGATGAGCTGGCCAACATGGGAGCAGATGGCATCAAAGTCCTCTCTGATCCCCCCTAA